Proteins encoded in a region of the Enoplosus armatus isolate fEnoArm2 chromosome 16, fEnoArm2.hap1, whole genome shotgun sequence genome:
- the angpt2b gene encoding angiopoietin-2b yields MGRLLALTLAHLAYLLATAMGSERQQHHVQHGPCSYTFILPEVEHCHPLKDFQVTNTLQRDSPPEAEPDTSQSKPGKAQKERPSWQERKLDSLESAMENNTQWLQKLENFIQENVRSGMEEMKRTAVHTQTAAMLEMGTNLLSQSAEQTRKLTDVETQVLNQTSRLEIQLLEYSLFTNRLEKHILLQTQEISRLSDKNGFLEQRLLALEARYGRELQGLQGEKQQLQELLERQSRLVGQLQGELGRSTLNSTLLQRQQAVLTDTVQQLLAMVKQCNEISNKSKEELPSLRDCAEILRSGVTESGIYSIHLPNSTQTVKVFCDMKTRGGGWTVLQHRRNGSVDFHRGWKDYKMGFGEPSGEHWLGNDIIHKLTSSQEYSLHVQLKDREGNEAFSHYDRFYIDGEDNNYSLHAEGFSGTAGRTSSLTHTGTQFSTKDRDNDRCTCKCAQLASGGWWFEACGPSNLNGIYYPGSSSVVRYNGIKWYYWKGPNLMATTATMMVRPANF; encoded by the exons ATGGGCCGCCTGCTGGCCCTGACCCTTGCCCACCTGGCCTACCTGCTGGCCACCGCCATGGGCTCAGAGCGCCAACAGCACCACGTGCAGCACGGCCCCTGCAGCTACACCTTCATCCTCCCCGAGGTGGAGCACTGCCATCCCTTAAAGGACTTCCAGGTAACCAACACCCTCCAGAGGGACTCCCCGCCCGAGGCAGAGCCCGATACAAGCCAATCCAAGCCAGGTAAGGCCCAAAAGGAGAGGCCTTCCTGGCAGGAGAGGAAGCTGGATAGTCTGGAGAGTGCAATGGAGAACAACACCCAGTGGCTGCAGAAG CTGGAGAACTTCATCCAGGAGAATGTACGCTCTGGGATGGAGGAAATGAAGAGAACTGCGGTACACACCCAGACGGCTGCCATGCTGGAAATGGGAACCAACCTCCTCAGCCAATCAGCCGAGCAGACCCGCAAACTGACAGACGTTGAGACCCAG GTGTTGAACCAGACAAGTCGCTTGGAAATCCAGCTGCTTGAGTACTCGCTCTTCACTAACCGGCTGGAGAAACATATTCTCCTGCAGACTCAGGAGATCTCACGCCTCAGTGATAAAAATGG TTTTCTGGAACAGAGGCTCTTGGCGCTGGAGGCTCGATATGGGAGGGAGCTACAGGGCTTGCAGGGCGAAAAGCAGCAGCTTCAAGAGCTTCTGGAGAGGCAGAGTCGACTGGTCGGTCAGCTCCAGGGTGAACTGGGCAGATCCACGCTCAACAGCACCTTACTACAGAGGCAGCAGGCCGTGCTCACAGACACtgttcagcagctgctggctatGGTCAAACAATGCAATG aaaTCTCCAATAAGTCCAAGGAGGAGCTCCCTAGTCTCAGGGACTGCGCAGAGATCCTGCGATCTGGAGTGACAGAGAGTGGAATATATAGCATACACCTCCCCAACTCCACCCAGACTGTCAAG GTGTTCTGCGATATGAAGACGAGAGGGGGCGGGTGGACGGTGCTGCAGCATCGGAGGAACGGCTCCGTGGACTTCCATCGTGGGTGGAAGGACTACAAAATG GGCTTTGGAGAGCCGTCAGGGGAACACTGGCTGGGGAATGATATCATCCACAAGCTGACCAGCTCCCAGGAATACAGTCTGCACGTCCAgctaaaagacagagaggggaacGAGGCCTTCTCACATTACGACCGCTTCTACATAGACGGAGAGGACAACAACTACAG CCTTCATGCTGAGGGCTTCAGCGGCACAGCCGGACGGACCAGCAGCCTCACCCACACCGGCACCCAGTTCAGCACCAAGGACAGAGACAACGACCGCTGCACCTGCAAGTGCGCCCAGCTCGCATCTGGAG GTTGGTGGTTTGAGGCTTGCGGTCCATCCAACCTGAACGGCATATATTACCCCGGCTCATCCAGCGTAGTTCGCTACAATGGCATCAAGTGGTACTATTGGAAGGGTCCAAATCTGATGGCTACCACGGCAACCATGATGGTCCGCCCAGCAAACTTCTGA